In Streptomyces qaidamensis, one DNA window encodes the following:
- a CDS encoding SpoIIE family protein phosphatase → MGADEVYDVARQRFDVADAAPLLLDPQGVVTGWTSGARRLLAYPASEAVGRKLADLLVAEDAQRVPDLVERCRRDGGWTGLLTVRHRDGRPVRVAARIASAEEAHGGSRWLMLLSELTGAPGWDMSRTVLEQMAAGAPVGIAIVDTDLRFVWSNAALEQFGGGPAARRLGLRFADVQPGMDAQAVEAQMRHVLETGEPVIGYEHVGHVRSAPLRETAHMLSFTRLEDDQGQPIGVYYTVVDMTERHRARQRLALLDRAGESIGRSLDLTRTAQELADVAVPGLADFVTVDLLESVLRGAEPAPGPLADSEELRRAGYRSAQDDLAEAVIEVGETVAFRAGTPPFRCLATGRSWREERLDPLTRDWTTDTPSGRRATFRELGLHSVMSVPIRSRGTTLGITTFYRRHQRESFDEEDLRLAEDLVARAGVCVDNARRYTRERDAALVLQRSLLPHRLPEQDAVEVAACYRPADELTGLGGDWYDLIPLSGARVALVVGEVPGHGIDAAAAMGQLRTAVRTLAALDLPPAEVLAHLDDLVGRSAREEGGEPGARGSAGARVVGSGCLYVVYDPVDGGCAMAAAGHPAPAVVLPDGSVVFVDLPQGPPLGVGGPPFEAVDLPLAEGSTLALHTDGLLARGETWAVDAGRERLRRALERSGPLESYCRAVVDALVPARPYDDVALLMARTKRLGSEQVAAWELPSDPAVVADARRTATRQLARWGLDELAFTTELVVSELVTNAMRYATGSIRLRLIRERALVCEVLDGGATAPHLRHPRTTDEGGRGLLLVSQLTQRWGTRFVPEGKIIWAEQSLTDLPE, encoded by the coding sequence GTGGGCGCAGACGAGGTGTACGACGTTGCCCGGCAGCGGTTCGATGTGGCCGACGCGGCGCCCCTGTTGCTCGATCCGCAGGGCGTGGTGACGGGCTGGACCAGCGGTGCCCGGCGACTGCTGGCGTACCCGGCTTCGGAGGCGGTCGGCAGGAAGCTGGCCGATCTGCTGGTCGCCGAGGACGCGCAGCGCGTGCCGGACCTGGTCGAGCGGTGCCGCAGGGACGGCGGCTGGACGGGGCTGCTGACGGTCCGCCACAGGGACGGGCGGCCGGTGAGGGTGGCGGCCCGGATCGCCTCGGCCGAGGAGGCGCACGGCGGGTCGCGCTGGCTGATGCTCCTGTCGGAGCTGACCGGCGCCCCCGGCTGGGACATGAGCCGCACGGTCCTGGAGCAGATGGCGGCGGGTGCCCCGGTCGGTATCGCCATCGTGGACACGGACCTGCGCTTCGTGTGGTCGAACGCGGCCCTGGAGCAGTTCGGCGGCGGTCCGGCCGCGCGACGGCTCGGTCTGCGCTTCGCGGACGTCCAGCCCGGCATGGACGCCCAGGCGGTCGAGGCGCAGATGCGGCACGTGCTGGAGACCGGCGAGCCGGTGATCGGCTACGAGCACGTGGGTCACGTGCGCTCGGCCCCGTTGCGGGAGACCGCGCACATGCTGTCGTTCACCCGGCTCGAGGACGACCAGGGCCAGCCGATCGGCGTGTACTACACCGTCGTGGACATGACCGAGCGGCACAGGGCGCGGCAGCGGCTGGCGCTGCTCGACCGGGCCGGCGAGAGCATCGGCCGCAGCCTGGACCTCACGCGCACGGCACAGGAGCTGGCGGACGTGGCCGTGCCGGGGCTGGCCGACTTCGTCACCGTGGATCTGCTGGAGTCGGTGCTGCGGGGCGCGGAGCCGGCTCCCGGGCCGCTCGCGGACTCGGAGGAGCTGCGCCGCGCCGGCTACCGGTCCGCGCAGGACGACCTCGCCGAAGCGGTCATCGAGGTCGGCGAGACGGTGGCCTTCCGGGCCGGAACGCCGCCCTTCCGCTGTCTGGCCACAGGACGGTCCTGGCGGGAGGAGCGGCTCGACCCGCTGACCCGGGACTGGACGACGGACACCCCGAGCGGCCGCCGGGCCACCTTCCGGGAGCTGGGCCTGCACAGCGTGATGTCCGTGCCGATCCGCTCGCGCGGCACCACGCTGGGCATCACGACCTTCTACCGGCGCCACCAGCGGGAGTCCTTCGACGAGGAGGATCTCCGGCTGGCCGAGGACCTCGTCGCCCGCGCGGGCGTCTGCGTGGACAACGCCCGCCGCTACACCCGCGAGCGGGACGCCGCGCTCGTCCTGCAGCGCAGCCTGCTCCCCCACCGGCTGCCCGAGCAGGACGCCGTCGAGGTGGCCGCGTGCTACCGGCCGGCCGACGAGCTGACCGGTCTCGGCGGCGACTGGTACGACCTCATCCCCCTGTCCGGGGCGCGTGTCGCGCTGGTCGTGGGCGAGGTGCCCGGGCACGGCATCGACGCCGCGGCGGCCATGGGGCAGCTGCGGACGGCCGTACGGACCCTGGCGGCGCTGGATCTGCCGCCCGCGGAGGTGCTGGCGCACCTCGACGACCTGGTGGGCCGGTCGGCCCGGGAGGAGGGTGGGGAGCCCGGCGCGAGGGGGTCGGCCGGGGCGCGGGTCGTGGGTTCCGGGTGCCTGTACGTGGTCTACGACCCGGTCGACGGCGGATGTGCGATGGCCGCGGCGGGGCATCCCGCTCCGGCCGTGGTGCTGCCCGACGGCTCCGTCGTCTTCGTCGACCTGCCCCAGGGGCCACCGCTGGGCGTGGGCGGGCCGCCCTTCGAGGCGGTGGATCTGCCGCTCGCGGAGGGCAGCACGCTCGCGCTGCACACCGACGGTCTGCTGGCCCGGGGCGAGACCTGGGCCGTCGACGCGGGCCGGGAGCGGCTGCGCCGGGCGCTGGAGCGGTCGGGCCCGCTCGAGTCGTACTGCAGGGCCGTGGTCGACGCGCTGGTCCCGGCCCGCCCCTATGACGACGTGGCCCTGCTGATGGCCCGGACGAAACGTCTCGGCAGCGAGCAGGTCGCGGCCTGGGAGCTGCCCTCGGACCCGGCCGTGGTCGCCGACGCCCGTCGCACGGCCACCCGGCAGCTGGCGCGCTGGGGCCTGGACGAACTGGCCTTCACCACGGAGCTGGTGGTGAGCGAGCTGGTCACCAACGCCATGCGGTACGCCACCGGGTCCATCCGGCTCCGGCTGATCCGGGAGCGCGCGCTGGTGTGCGAGGTTCTCGACGGCGGCGCCACCGCGCCCCATCTGCGCCATCCCCGTACGACGGACGAGGGCGGGCGCGGGCTGCTGCTGGTCTCCCAGCTCACGCAGCGGTGGGGCACGCGGTTCGTACCCGAGGGGAAGATCATCTGGGCCGAGCAGTCCCTGACGGACCTCCCGGAGTGA
- a CDS encoding PP2C family protein-serine/threonine phosphatase, with amino-acid sequence MAETAIDYGAVFKALPGMVALLTPELVYADVNDEFVRVSGRSREQLIGKYLFDVFPDNPNNSAATGMRNLEASLYRVLATGERDTMALQRYDIEDPERPGEWQKRYWSPVNAPLLGPEGKVVLIVHRVEEVTELIRARAGSPGSRGSRARVLEAELYTRARELQELNERLRQAHSREREVALALQEAMLPAPRQVRNHPAAVRYRPAVGALNVCGDWYDLVDLVGGDRIGVAVGDVVGHGLAAAGVMGQLRSALSAASRVAAGPAQALDVLGRYAHVIDGAESATAVTTFIDCDRHVITYSSAGHPPPVLVHPDGRTEFLDQATDTPLDARPDPIPRPQAETTFQEGATLVLYTDGLIERRTEDIYTGLNRLAEALRKHRGQDPETLADTVLTDLLPPGGATDDTALIIVRL; translated from the coding sequence ATGGCGGAGACGGCGATCGACTACGGTGCGGTTTTCAAGGCCTTGCCCGGCATGGTGGCGCTCCTGACGCCCGAGCTCGTGTACGCGGACGTCAACGACGAGTTCGTCCGCGTCTCCGGCCGCTCGCGGGAGCAGCTGATCGGCAAGTACCTGTTCGACGTCTTCCCGGACAACCCGAACAACTCGGCCGCGACGGGCATGCGCAATCTGGAGGCCTCGCTGTACCGCGTCCTGGCCACCGGGGAGCGCGACACCATGGCGCTGCAGCGCTACGACATCGAGGACCCGGAGCGGCCCGGCGAGTGGCAGAAGCGCTACTGGAGCCCGGTGAACGCGCCGCTGCTCGGCCCGGAGGGCAAGGTCGTGCTGATCGTGCACCGGGTGGAGGAGGTCACGGAGCTGATCCGGGCCCGGGCCGGCTCTCCGGGGAGCCGGGGCAGCCGGGCCCGGGTGCTGGAGGCCGAGCTGTACACCCGCGCCCGTGAGCTGCAGGAGCTCAACGAGCGGCTGCGCCAGGCGCACTCCCGGGAGCGGGAGGTGGCGCTGGCGTTGCAGGAGGCGATGCTTCCCGCGCCCCGGCAGGTCCGCAATCACCCGGCCGCCGTCCGGTACCGCCCCGCCGTGGGCGCGCTCAACGTGTGCGGGGACTGGTACGACCTGGTCGACCTGGTGGGCGGCGACCGGATCGGCGTGGCCGTGGGCGACGTGGTCGGGCACGGGCTGGCGGCCGCCGGGGTGATGGGCCAGTTGCGCAGCGCGCTCAGTGCGGCGTCCCGGGTGGCCGCGGGGCCGGCCCAGGCCCTGGACGTGCTGGGGCGCTACGCCCACGTGATCGACGGGGCCGAGTCGGCGACGGCCGTGACGACCTTCATCGACTGCGACCGCCACGTCATCACGTACAGCAGCGCCGGCCATCCCCCGCCCGTGCTCGTCCACCCGGACGGCCGTACGGAGTTCCTCGACCAGGCCACGGACACGCCGCTGGACGCCCGCCCCGACCCGATCCCGCGACCCCAGGCCGAGACCACGTTCCAGGAGGGCGCCACGCTCGTGCTCTACACCGACGGCCTGATCGAACGGCGCACCGAGGACATCTACACCGGCCTGAACCGGCTCGCCGAGGCCCTGCGCAAGCACCGGGGCCAGGACCCGGAGACGCTTGCCGACACCGTTCTCACGGACTTGCTGCCGCCGGGCGGCGCCACCGACGACACGGCGCTGATCATCGTGCGACTGTGA
- a CDS encoding RpiB/LacA/LacB family sugar-phosphate isomerase, which translates to MRISVSSDMDEPVARSLVAALRERGHDVRPHGALRPGDDPQWAVCSEAAAREVADGTADQAVVCCWTGTGASIAANKVPGVRAALCTDAYTADGARRWNDANVLALSLRLTSQPLLTEILDAWFAGEPSADAEDRQNVDRVRLLDHGKTRR; encoded by the coding sequence ATGCGGATCTCTGTTTCCTCGGACATGGACGAACCCGTCGCCCGCTCCCTCGTCGCCGCCCTGCGCGAGCGGGGGCACGACGTGCGCCCGCACGGCGCGCTCCGCCCGGGCGACGACCCGCAGTGGGCGGTGTGCTCCGAGGCCGCTGCCCGCGAGGTCGCCGACGGTACGGCGGACCAGGCGGTGGTGTGCTGCTGGACCGGCACGGGCGCCTCGATCGCCGCGAACAAGGTGCCCGGCGTACGGGCCGCCCTGTGCACGGACGCCTACACGGCCGACGGGGCCCGCCGCTGGAACGACGCCAACGTGCTCGCGCTCAGCCTGCGGCTGACGTCGCAGCCGCTGCTGACGGAGATCCTCGACGCGTGGTTCGCCGGTGAGCCCAGCGCGGACGCCGAGGACCGGCAGAACGTCGACCGCGTCCGGCTGCTCGACCACGGCAAGACCCGCAGGTAG
- a CDS encoding lysophospholipid acyltransferase family protein: MFYYLLKYVLLGPLLRLVFRPRIEGLEHVPAEGAAIIAGNHLSFSDHFLMPAILKRRITFLAKAEYFTGPGVKGRLTAFFFRSAGQIPVDRSGKDAGQAAIREGLGVLSKDELLGIYPEGTRSHDGRLYKGKVGVAVMALKAGVPVIPCAMIGTFEAQPPGKVIPSIHPVVIRFGKPLDFSRYEGMEKEKAVLRAITDEIMYAILSLSEQEYVDRYAAAVKAEEDAATKERKFRRMPLG, translated from the coding sequence TTGTTCTACTACCTGCTGAAATACGTGCTGCTGGGTCCGCTGCTGCGACTGGTCTTCCGGCCTCGAATAGAGGGCCTGGAGCACGTGCCCGCGGAGGGCGCCGCGATCATCGCCGGGAACCACCTGTCGTTCTCGGACCACTTCCTGATGCCCGCGATCCTCAAACGGCGCATCACCTTCCTCGCGAAGGCCGAGTACTTCACGGGCCCCGGGGTCAAGGGCCGCCTGACGGCGTTCTTCTTCCGCAGCGCGGGGCAGATCCCGGTCGACCGCTCCGGCAAGGACGCTGGCCAGGCCGCGATCCGCGAGGGCCTCGGCGTGCTGAGCAAGGACGAGCTGCTCGGCATCTACCCCGAGGGCACCCGCTCGCACGACGGCCGGCTCTACAAGGGCAAGGTCGGGGTGGCGGTGATGGCGCTCAAGGCCGGCGTCCCGGTGATCCCCTGCGCGATGATCGGCACCTTCGAGGCCCAGCCGCCCGGCAAGGTCATCCCCAGCATCCACCCCGTCGTCATCCGCTTCGGCAAGCCCCTCGACTTCTCCCGCTACGAGGGCATGGAGAAGGAGAAGGCCGTCCTGCGTGCCATCACCGACGAGATCATGTACGCGATCCTCTCGCTGTCCGAGCAGGAGTACGTGGACCGGTACGCGGCCGCGGTGAAGGCCGAGGAGGACGCCGCCACGAAGGAGCGGAAGTTCCGGCGCATGCCGCTCGGTTGA
- a CDS encoding NAD-dependent epimerase/dehydratase family protein, translated as MGRAVVIGAGGQIGRPAVQALARDGWEVTAASRGGGRDENWPGQVRTLRLDREDDAALGALIGDGCDLVVDLVAYGARHARQLTGLADRIGAAVVVSTVSVYEDGGGRGFDTMAEPDGLPRYPVPIREDQVTVPPGDASYSTGKVALERELLSVADRLPTTVLRPGAIHGPYSPLPRELYFVKRNLDRRPRRVLAFRGESLFHTSAARNIAELIRLAAARPGTRVLNACDPRPPTVSEIGAAVDAVMGVETETVLLDGPAQASVGSSPWSAELPVVCDMSAAQRELGYRPVVSYPDSLPATVEWLTGRLSEQDWREAFPTLARAYPDLFDYAAEDAWFGARPA; from the coding sequence ATGGGACGTGCTGTGGTGATCGGGGCCGGCGGACAGATCGGGAGGCCGGCGGTGCAGGCGCTGGCACGGGACGGCTGGGAGGTGACGGCCGCGTCGCGCGGTGGCGGCCGGGACGAGAACTGGCCCGGTCAGGTGCGGACGCTGCGACTGGACCGCGAGGACGACGCGGCGCTCGGCGCGCTCATCGGCGACGGCTGCGACCTCGTGGTGGACCTGGTCGCCTACGGGGCCCGGCACGCACGGCAGTTGACGGGCCTGGCCGACCGGATCGGGGCGGCCGTGGTGGTGTCGACCGTGTCGGTGTACGAGGACGGCGGGGGCCGCGGCTTCGACACCATGGCCGAGCCGGACGGCCTCCCGCGGTACCCCGTGCCCATCAGGGAGGACCAGGTGACGGTACCCCCGGGGGACGCCTCGTACAGCACCGGCAAGGTGGCCCTGGAGCGTGAACTCCTCTCGGTGGCGGACCGGTTGCCCACCACCGTGCTGCGCCCGGGCGCGATCCACGGACCGTACAGCCCGCTCCCCCGCGAGCTGTACTTCGTCAAGCGCAACCTCGACCGCCGGCCCAGGAGGGTGCTCGCCTTCCGGGGTGAGAGCCTCTTCCACACCTCGGCCGCCCGCAACATCGCCGAACTGATCCGGCTGGCGGCGGCCAGGCCGGGCACGCGGGTGCTCAACGCCTGTGATCCGCGGCCGCCGACGGTGTCGGAGATCGGGGCCGCCGTGGACGCGGTCATGGGGGTGGAGACGGAGACCGTCCTGCTGGACGGGCCGGCGCAGGCGTCCGTGGGCAGCTCGCCCTGGTCGGCGGAGCTGCCGGTGGTGTGCGACATGTCCGCCGCGCAACGGGAGCTGGGCTACCGGCCGGTCGTCTCCTACCCGGACAGCCTGCCGGCCACGGTCGAGTGGCTCACCGGCCGGCTGTCCGAGCAGGACTGGCGGGAGGCGTTCCCCACCCTCGCCCGCGCCTACCCGGACCTCTTCGACTACGCGGCGGAGGACGCCTGGTTCGGGGCCCGGCCGGCATGA
- a CDS encoding alpha/beta hydrolase, translating into MRGSRPKRRVAALGSAGALVTATLIAGAVAAPTANANAGSGHGQDREARGTAIAAARATKDGIDWQDCPADWNLAKPIQCGYVTVPLDYAKPYGKQIKLAVDRIGNTGTKAERQGALIYNPGGPGGSGLRFPARVTNKSAVWANAAKAYDFVGFDPRGVGKSTPVSCVDPQEFVKAPKADPVPDSEADKLAQRKLAREYAEGCQERSGWMLPHMTTPNTARDLDVIRAALGEKKLNFLGVSYGTYLGAVYGTLFPGHVRRMVVDSVVNPSRDKIWYQANLDQDVAFEGRWKDWQDWVAQNDATYHLGTTRAAVQAKWLQLRATAKKNPIGGVVGPAELISFFQSAPYYDSAWAPTASVFSKYVAGDTQALVDAAAPDLSDTAGNAASENGNAVYTAVECADAKWPTSWRTWDRDNTRLHQDHPFMTWANAWMNLPCATWPAKQQTPVNVKTGKGLPGVLIVQSERDAATPYEGALELHKRFKGSRLITEKDAGSHGVTSLVNPCINPRVDSYLLTGKLDAADVTCAPHATPKP; encoded by the coding sequence TTGAGGGGTTCGAGACCGAAGAGGCGGGTGGCGGCGCTCGGTTCGGCCGGCGCGCTCGTCACGGCCACGCTGATAGCCGGTGCCGTCGCGGCGCCCACGGCGAACGCGAACGCGGGCAGCGGCCACGGCCAGGACCGGGAGGCCCGGGGCACCGCGATCGCCGCAGCCCGGGCCACGAAGGACGGCATCGACTGGCAGGACTGCCCCGCCGACTGGAATCTGGCCAAGCCGATCCAGTGCGGATACGTCACCGTGCCGCTCGACTACGCCAAGCCGTACGGCAAGCAGATCAAGCTCGCCGTCGACCGCATCGGCAACACGGGCACGAAGGCCGAGCGGCAGGGCGCGCTCATCTACAACCCCGGCGGCCCCGGCGGCTCCGGACTGCGCTTCCCGGCCCGGGTCACCAACAAGAGCGCCGTCTGGGCCAACGCGGCCAAGGCCTACGACTTCGTGGGCTTCGACCCGCGCGGCGTAGGCAAGTCGACGCCCGTCTCCTGCGTGGACCCGCAGGAGTTCGTCAAGGCGCCCAAGGCCGACCCGGTGCCCGACTCGGAGGCCGACAAGCTCGCCCAGCGCAAGCTGGCCCGCGAGTACGCCGAGGGCTGCCAGGAGCGCAGCGGCTGGATGCTGCCGCACATGACCACGCCGAACACCGCGCGCGACCTCGACGTCATCCGCGCCGCCCTCGGTGAGAAGAAGCTGAACTTCCTCGGTGTCTCCTACGGCACCTACCTGGGCGCCGTCTACGGCACCCTCTTCCCCGGCCACGTGCGCCGGATGGTCGTCGACAGCGTGGTCAACCCCTCGCGCGACAAGATCTGGTACCAGGCCAACCTGGACCAGGACGTCGCCTTCGAGGGCCGCTGGAAGGACTGGCAGGACTGGGTCGCGCAGAACGACGCGACCTACCACCTCGGCACCACCCGCGCCGCCGTCCAGGCGAAGTGGCTCCAGCTGCGCGCCACCGCGAAGAAGAACCCCATCGGCGGGGTCGTCGGCCCGGCCGAGCTCATCTCCTTCTTCCAGAGCGCCCCGTACTACGACTCCGCCTGGGCGCCGACCGCCTCGGTCTTCAGCAAGTACGTCGCCGGCGACACCCAGGCGCTTGTCGACGCCGCCGCTCCCGACCTGTCCGACACGGCGGGCAACGCGGCCTCGGAGAACGGCAACGCCGTCTACACGGCCGTGGAGTGCGCCGACGCCAAGTGGCCCACCAGCTGGCGCACGTGGGACCGTGACAACACCCGGCTCCACCAGGACCACCCGTTCATGACCTGGGCCAACGCCTGGATGAACCTGCCCTGCGCCACCTGGCCTGCCAAGCAGCAGACGCCGGTGAACGTCAAGACCGGCAAGGGCCTGCCCGGCGTGCTCATCGTCCAGTCCGAGCGGGACGCGGCCACCCCGTACGAGGGCGCCCTGGAGCTGCACAAGCGGTTCAAGGGCTCCCGCCTGATCACGGAGAAGGACGCGGGCTCCCACGGTGTGACCAGCCTGGTCAACCCGTGCATCAACCCCCGGGTGGACAGCTACCTGCTCACCGGCAAGCTCGACGCCGCCGACGTGACGTGCGCGCCGCACGCCACGCCGAAGCCGTAG
- a CDS encoding urease accessory protein UreD, whose product MDRVSVRAGAGVRSVARIVARDDGRGGTSLPVLESDGPLALRRTRATGSEARVMLVGAMSGPLGGDHFTVKGRVEEGARLSVGSAAATIALPGQAKGDARYDVRLEVADGGELRWLPEQLISAQGSDLHVSTRVELATTARLVLREEQVLGRAGEESGRLTSRLTVRVAGQAVLDQELACGPGAPGGWDGPAVLAGHRAVGQLIVVRPDFATTPVTAGVLGEGASVVPLAGPAALVTAVAPDALGLRRLLDEALASLSQP is encoded by the coding sequence GTGGACCGCGTGAGCGTGCGCGCCGGGGCCGGGGTGCGGTCCGTCGCGCGGATCGTCGCCCGGGACGACGGACGCGGCGGGACCTCGCTGCCCGTGCTGGAGAGCGACGGGCCCCTGGCGCTGCGGCGCACCCGGGCCACCGGCTCCGAGGCGCGGGTCATGCTGGTCGGTGCGATGAGCGGACCGCTCGGCGGTGACCACTTCACCGTCAAGGGCCGGGTGGAGGAGGGAGCGCGCCTGTCCGTCGGATCCGCCGCCGCCACCATCGCCCTGCCCGGGCAGGCGAAGGGCGACGCCCGCTACGACGTCCGGCTCGAAGTCGCCGACGGGGGTGAACTGCGCTGGCTGCCCGAACAGTTGATCTCCGCCCAGGGCAGTGACCTGCATGTCTCCACTCGGGTCGAGCTCGCCACGACCGCCCGGCTCGTGCTGCGCGAGGAGCAGGTGCTCGGACGCGCCGGTGAGGAATCCGGGCGGCTCACGAGCCGTCTGACCGTGCGGGTGGCCGGGCAGGCCGTGCTCGACCAGGAACTGGCCTGCGGGCCCGGCGCGCCGGGCGGCTGGGACGGGCCCGCCGTGCTGGCGGGGCATCGGGCGGTCGGGCAACTCATCGTTGTGCGGCCCGACTTCGCCACCACGCCGGTGACCGCCGGGGTGCTGGGGGAGGGGGCCTCGGTGGTGCCGCTCGCCGGGCCCGCCGCACTGGTGACGGCGGTGGCGCCGGACGCCCTCGGGCTGCGGCGGCTGCTCGACGAGGCTCTCGCGTCGCTCTCGCAGCCGTAG
- the ureG gene encoding urease accessory protein UreG, which produces MHLDHHHNTPTALSADAHRPDGTRRALRIGLGGPVGSGKTATVAALCRALRDELSLAVVTNDIYTREDAEFLLREAVLPPERITAVETGACPHTAIRDDISANLEAVEDLEDAVGPLDLVLVESGGDNLTATFSKGLVDAQIFVIDVAGGDDIPRKGGPGVTTADLLVVNKTDLAPYVGSDLARMAADAKAQRAELPVVFQSLRSEAGVADVAAWVRAQLAAWTA; this is translated from the coding sequence ATGCACCTCGACCACCACCACAACACCCCGACCGCCCTCAGCGCGGACGCCCATCGCCCCGACGGCACCCGCAGAGCGCTCCGCATCGGGCTCGGTGGCCCCGTGGGCTCCGGGAAGACCGCCACTGTCGCCGCCCTGTGCCGGGCGCTGCGGGACGAGCTGTCGCTCGCCGTCGTCACCAACGACATCTACACCCGGGAGGACGCCGAGTTCCTGCTCCGCGAGGCCGTGCTGCCGCCCGAGCGGATCACCGCCGTGGAGACGGGCGCCTGCCCGCACACCGCGATCCGGGACGACATCTCCGCGAACCTGGAAGCGGTGGAGGACCTGGAGGACGCGGTCGGGCCGCTGGACCTGGTGCTCGTGGAGTCCGGCGGGGACAACCTCACCGCGACCTTCTCCAAAGGGCTCGTCGACGCCCAGATCTTCGTGATCGACGTGGCCGGGGGCGACGACATCCCCCGCAAGGGCGGCCCCGGCGTGACCACCGCCGACCTGCTCGTCGTCAACAAGACCGACCTCGCCCCGTACGTCGGCTCCGACCTCGCCCGGATGGCCGCCGACGCCAAGGCGCAGCGTGCCGAACTGCCCGTCGTCTTCCAGTCGTTGCGGAGCGAGGCCGGGGTGGCGGACGTCGCCGCGTGGGTGCGCGCGCAGCTCGCCGCGTGGACCGCGTGA
- a CDS encoding urease accessory protein UreF, translating to MSRAALLVLADGRFPAGGHAHSGGAEAAVKAGRISGAASLEEFCRGRLHTAGLVAAGLSAAAALGIDPVALDRAADARTPSPALRVAARKLGRQLLRAARATWPSAELDALGREFPRGAHQPVVLGLAARAAGLGPVDAAYCAAYESVSGPASATVRLLSLDPFDATRALAGLAPDVDRVADRAVEAARKVVDEGVDALPAGSAPLLEIGAEVHAGWPVRLFAS from the coding sequence ATGTCGCGTGCAGCGCTTCTCGTCCTGGCCGACGGCCGGTTCCCCGCCGGAGGGCACGCGCACTCCGGCGGTGCCGAGGCGGCGGTCAAGGCCGGGCGGATCAGTGGGGCGGCGAGCCTGGAGGAGTTCTGCCGGGGGCGGTTGCACACGGCAGGGCTGGTGGCGGCAGGACTGTCGGCTGCCGCGGCGCTCGGGATCGACCCCGTCGCGCTGGACCGTGCCGCGGACGCGCGAACACCGTCGCCCGCACTGAGGGTCGCCGCACGGAAACTGGGACGGCAGCTGCTGCGGGCCGCGCGGGCGACCTGGCCGTCCGCCGAACTGGACGCGCTCGGACGGGAGTTCCCCAGGGGCGCGCACCAGCCGGTGGTGCTGGGGCTGGCGGCCCGCGCGGCCGGGCTGGGGCCGGTGGACGCGGCGTACTGCGCGGCGTACGAGAGCGTGAGCGGACCCGCGTCGGCGACGGTGCGGTTGCTGAGCCTGGACCCCTTCGACGCGACGCGGGCGCTGGCCGGGCTGGCGCCGGATGTGGACCGGGTCGCGGACCGGGCGGTGGAGGCGGCCCGGAAGGTCGTCGACGAGGGGGTCGACGCCTTGCCGGCGGGGTCGGCACCTCTACTGGAAATCGGGGCGGAGGTGCATGCGGGGTGGCCGGTACGGCTGTTCGCCTCGTAG